In the genome of Podarcis raffonei isolate rPodRaf1 chromosome 17, rPodRaf1.pri, whole genome shotgun sequence, one region contains:
- the KRI1 gene encoding protein KRI1 homolog isoform X2, with product MSAQQELRINAAFAARYGRYRRREELQRLQDRYGDAGEGDGSSSESETSSEDEELDPRLDRAFYSTLALLKTKDPRIYQKDVTFYREEDSSSDSEGKKPPPRKKEKPMFLKDYERKVILDKAGKYEDEENGEGEPVKNRKSYVEEQKQLKESFQKFVADSDEDDDEGGSSTSLLQKRPKSKEEKEHEEADYISWLKGQEKPQAEEALRDLAPLKEYWNDPELDAGERFLRDYILNKHYKEADDGGEEEEEEDGLPGVQLAISDSSDEGELFLKKQEDFERKYNFRFEEPEAQLMKTYPRNIATSVRRKDERRKEKRQETQERKKKEKAQKQEELKQLKNLKRREILERLGKLREITGSATSTFQEMDLEGDFDPTQHDQLMEKLFGDEYYGVGEEEKPQFEAEEGIDDEWNWDKWTGGDGTEAEADLGLQEDEEYHPHCEDPDFVMDADYDPTQEPGPSRKQRRLEVPLLGKKKRKSHFAEAVSREKKPFDPETKTFEQYLDEFYRLDYEDLIGDLPCRFKYRTVVPCSYGLSTEEILAADDKELNRWCSLRKTCMYRSEKEELRDKTAYEQKGQNTWKKKQVLKSLQSEPEEPESEKKTPGKKGKKGRDKAKRQELPAKKLQPSGAECEGERLLLPKGDRGPKPAPAASSRVETATPQDPSPALPRVQRPKKRSRKGVARVRVGHLEFSRQRLQAYGLNAKRLHFRQLLREKRRRKSKEGTQDQAKKAAHA from the exons ATGTCGGCGCAGCAGGAACTGAGGATCAACGCGGCGTTCGCGGCGCGCTACGGGCGCTACCGGCGGCGAGAGGAGCTGCAGCGGC tgcaggaccgCTATGGGGATGCAGGCGAAGGCGACGGGTCGAGTTCTGAGTCTGAGACCAGTTCCGAAGATGAG GAGCTGGACCCCAGATTGGATCGCGCTTTTTACAGCACGCTGGCGTTGCTGAAAACCAAAGACCCCCGGATTTATCAGAAGGATGTCACGTTCTACCGCGAGGAAG ATTCTTCTTCGGATAGCGAAGGCAAGAAGCCGCCccccaggaagaaagaaaagcccATGTTTCTGAAGGACTATGAGAGGAAGGTCATTCTGGACAAGGCAGG GAAATATGAAGATGAAGAAAACGGTGAAGGAGAACCAGTTAAAAACAGAAAG AGTTATGTAGAAGAGCAGAAGCAGCTTAAGGAGAG CTTCCAAAAGTTTGTGGCCGAcagtgatgaagatgatgatgaaggtGGAAGCTCGACATCCTTGCTGCAGAAACGGCCCAAAAGTAAAGaggagaag GAGCACGAGGAGGCAGACTATATCAGTTGGTTAAAAGGTCAGGAGAAGCCACAAGCAGAGGAAGCGCTCCGGGACCtg GCTCCCCTTAAAGAATACTGGAATGACCCAGAACTCGATGCGGGGGAGCGCTTCCTGCGAGATTATATCTTGAACAAGCACTACAAGGAGGCAGAtgatggaggggaggaggaggaggaggaggatgg GCTCCCCGGAGTGCAGCTGGCTATATCGGATTCGTCGGATGAGGGCGAGCTGTTCTTAAAGAAGCAAGAGGATTTCGAGCGCAAGTACAACTTCCGCTTCGAGGAGCCTGAGGCCCAGTTG ATGAAAACCTATCCCCGCAACATTGCAACCTCGGTGCGCCGGAAGGACGAACGCCGTAAAGAGAAACGGCAGGAGACGCAGGAGCGCAAGAAGAAA GAGAAGGCTCAAAAACAGGAGGAGCTGAAGCAGCTGAAGAACCTGAAGCGCCGGGAGATCCTGGAACGGCTGGGGAAGCTGCGTGAGATCACCGGCAGTGCAACCAGCACCTTCCAGGAAATGGACCTCGAAGGGGACTTTGATCCCACCCAACATGACCAGCTGATGGAG AAATTATTTGGGGACGAGTATTACGGAGTTGGTGAGGAAGAGAAACCGCAGTTTGAGGCAGAGGAAGGAATTGACG ATGAATGGAATTGGGACAAGTGGACAGGAGGGGATGGAACTGAAGCAGAAGCTGACCTGGGGCTGCAGGAGGATGAAGAATACCATCCCCACTGTGAGGATCCTGACTTTGTG ATGGATGCCGATTATGACCCCACCCAGGAGCCAGGCCCATCCAGAAAGCAACGGAGGCTGGAGGTTCCCCTTCTGGGCAAGAAGAAGCGCAAGTCGCATTTTGCAGAGGCTGTCAGCCGGGAGAAAAAACCCTTTGACCCCG agacAAAGACCTTTGAGCAGTACCTAGATGAATTCTACCGCCTGGACTATGAAGACCTGATAGGGGACCTGCCTTGCCGTTTCAAGTACCGAACCGTGGTCCCCTGCAGCTATGGCCTCTCGACCGAGGAG ATCCTGGCAGCTGATGACAAGGAGCTGAACCGCTGGTGTTCTTTGCGGAAGACCTGTATGTACAG GTCTGAGAAGGAGGAGCTGCGAGACAAAACGGCCTATGAGCAGAAAGGCCAGAATACTTGGAAGAAGAAGCAGGTTCTCAAATCCCTTCAGTCAGA GCCGGAGGAGCCGGAAAGCGAAAAGAAAACACCAggcaagaaaggaaagaagggcaGGGACAAGGCCAAGCGCCAGGAGCTGCCTGCTAAAAAGCTGCAGCCGTCCGGCGCCGAATGTGAGGGAGAACGGCTCCtgcttcccaagggagaccgtggACCGAAACCAGCGCCAGCTGCAAGCAGCCGGGTGGAGACTGCCACTCCACAGGACCcctctcctgccctccccagaGTCCAGAGGCCGAAGAAGAGAAGCAGGAAGGGGGTGGCGCGGGTCCGTGTGGGCCACTTGGAGTTCAGCCGCCAGCGACTCCAGGCCTACGGCCTCAACGCAAAGCGCCTGCACTTCCGCCAGCTTCTCCGCGAGAAAAGGCGGAGGAAGTCTAAGGAGGGCACTCAAGACCAGGCCAAGAAAGCAGCTCACGCCTGA
- the KRI1 gene encoding protein KRI1 homolog isoform X1, producing MSAQQELRINAAFAARYGRYRRREELQRLQDRYGDAGEGDGSSSESETSSEDEELDPRLDRAFYSTLALLKTKDPRIYQKDVTFYREEADSSSDSEGKKPPPRKKEKPMFLKDYERKVILDKAGKYEDEENGEGEPVKNRKSYVEEQKQLKESFQKFVADSDEDDDEGGSSTSLLQKRPKSKEEKEHEEADYISWLKGQEKPQAEEALRDLAPLKEYWNDPELDAGERFLRDYILNKHYKEADDGGEEEEEEDGLPGVQLAISDSSDEGELFLKKQEDFERKYNFRFEEPEAQLMKTYPRNIATSVRRKDERRKEKRQETQERKKKEKAQKQEELKQLKNLKRREILERLGKLREITGSATSTFQEMDLEGDFDPTQHDQLMEKLFGDEYYGVGEEEKPQFEAEEGIDDEWNWDKWTGGDGTEAEADLGLQEDEEYHPHCEDPDFVMDADYDPTQEPGPSRKQRRLEVPLLGKKKRKSHFAEAVSREKKPFDPETKTFEQYLDEFYRLDYEDLIGDLPCRFKYRTVVPCSYGLSTEEILAADDKELNRWCSLRKTCMYRSEKEELRDKTAYEQKGQNTWKKKQVLKSLQSEPEEPESEKKTPGKKGKKGRDKAKRQELPAKKLQPSGAECEGERLLLPKGDRGPKPAPAASSRVETATPQDPSPALPRVQRPKKRSRKGVARVRVGHLEFSRQRLQAYGLNAKRLHFRQLLREKRRRKSKEGTQDQAKKAAHA from the exons ATGTCGGCGCAGCAGGAACTGAGGATCAACGCGGCGTTCGCGGCGCGCTACGGGCGCTACCGGCGGCGAGAGGAGCTGCAGCGGC tgcaggaccgCTATGGGGATGCAGGCGAAGGCGACGGGTCGAGTTCTGAGTCTGAGACCAGTTCCGAAGATGAG GAGCTGGACCCCAGATTGGATCGCGCTTTTTACAGCACGCTGGCGTTGCTGAAAACCAAAGACCCCCGGATTTATCAGAAGGATGTCACGTTCTACCGCGAGGAAG CAGATTCTTCTTCGGATAGCGAAGGCAAGAAGCCGCCccccaggaagaaagaaaagcccATGTTTCTGAAGGACTATGAGAGGAAGGTCATTCTGGACAAGGCAGG GAAATATGAAGATGAAGAAAACGGTGAAGGAGAACCAGTTAAAAACAGAAAG AGTTATGTAGAAGAGCAGAAGCAGCTTAAGGAGAG CTTCCAAAAGTTTGTGGCCGAcagtgatgaagatgatgatgaaggtGGAAGCTCGACATCCTTGCTGCAGAAACGGCCCAAAAGTAAAGaggagaag GAGCACGAGGAGGCAGACTATATCAGTTGGTTAAAAGGTCAGGAGAAGCCACAAGCAGAGGAAGCGCTCCGGGACCtg GCTCCCCTTAAAGAATACTGGAATGACCCAGAACTCGATGCGGGGGAGCGCTTCCTGCGAGATTATATCTTGAACAAGCACTACAAGGAGGCAGAtgatggaggggaggaggaggaggaggaggatgg GCTCCCCGGAGTGCAGCTGGCTATATCGGATTCGTCGGATGAGGGCGAGCTGTTCTTAAAGAAGCAAGAGGATTTCGAGCGCAAGTACAACTTCCGCTTCGAGGAGCCTGAGGCCCAGTTG ATGAAAACCTATCCCCGCAACATTGCAACCTCGGTGCGCCGGAAGGACGAACGCCGTAAAGAGAAACGGCAGGAGACGCAGGAGCGCAAGAAGAAA GAGAAGGCTCAAAAACAGGAGGAGCTGAAGCAGCTGAAGAACCTGAAGCGCCGGGAGATCCTGGAACGGCTGGGGAAGCTGCGTGAGATCACCGGCAGTGCAACCAGCACCTTCCAGGAAATGGACCTCGAAGGGGACTTTGATCCCACCCAACATGACCAGCTGATGGAG AAATTATTTGGGGACGAGTATTACGGAGTTGGTGAGGAAGAGAAACCGCAGTTTGAGGCAGAGGAAGGAATTGACG ATGAATGGAATTGGGACAAGTGGACAGGAGGGGATGGAACTGAAGCAGAAGCTGACCTGGGGCTGCAGGAGGATGAAGAATACCATCCCCACTGTGAGGATCCTGACTTTGTG ATGGATGCCGATTATGACCCCACCCAGGAGCCAGGCCCATCCAGAAAGCAACGGAGGCTGGAGGTTCCCCTTCTGGGCAAGAAGAAGCGCAAGTCGCATTTTGCAGAGGCTGTCAGCCGGGAGAAAAAACCCTTTGACCCCG agacAAAGACCTTTGAGCAGTACCTAGATGAATTCTACCGCCTGGACTATGAAGACCTGATAGGGGACCTGCCTTGCCGTTTCAAGTACCGAACCGTGGTCCCCTGCAGCTATGGCCTCTCGACCGAGGAG ATCCTGGCAGCTGATGACAAGGAGCTGAACCGCTGGTGTTCTTTGCGGAAGACCTGTATGTACAG GTCTGAGAAGGAGGAGCTGCGAGACAAAACGGCCTATGAGCAGAAAGGCCAGAATACTTGGAAGAAGAAGCAGGTTCTCAAATCCCTTCAGTCAGA GCCGGAGGAGCCGGAAAGCGAAAAGAAAACACCAggcaagaaaggaaagaagggcaGGGACAAGGCCAAGCGCCAGGAGCTGCCTGCTAAAAAGCTGCAGCCGTCCGGCGCCGAATGTGAGGGAGAACGGCTCCtgcttcccaagggagaccgtggACCGAAACCAGCGCCAGCTGCAAGCAGCCGGGTGGAGACTGCCACTCCACAGGACCcctctcctgccctccccagaGTCCAGAGGCCGAAGAAGAGAAGCAGGAAGGGGGTGGCGCGGGTCCGTGTGGGCCACTTGGAGTTCAGCCGCCAGCGACTCCAGGCCTACGGCCTCAACGCAAAGCGCCTGCACTTCCGCCAGCTTCTCCGCGAGAAAAGGCGGAGGAAGTCTAAGGAGGGCACTCAAGACCAGGCCAAGAAAGCAGCTCACGCCTGA